ATCTTTCCTATGCTTCCTGTCTCAATATGTTGCATATCCCCCTTCACACACCACAAGCGAAATCTCCATTGACAGCAAAATCTTATCCAGCTACTATATCCTCAGAAATCCAAATTCCTATGTAATCCGTCAGCTGGTCCTTTGAAATAAATGCAGGAGGCCTCCTGCTCTGGACGACCAGCGGCTTAATAGGCTTGCTGGTATCCAGTAAGAACCATAGAGTCCCTGCGCCACCGCCATAATTACTGACGGATGCACCTGCTACAGGGTGATCCGTATCAAAGAAATACTGCCCGTCATAGCAAAGCTGGGAGATGCCAGCCTTTAATAGCTGGAATATAAGGTAGTCGGGATGAAGCTTTGCGTTTGCTGCCAGTCCCTGGATGATAGGACGATAGACACCAATCTGGTCATCCTCAATGTCATTTCGATCCACCTCGATAGTCCCTTCAAAATCCTTATTCTTGATATTGTACTCAAATGCCGTGAGGTTTTTTACCTGCCGATCACCGATCCATTCGCGAAGCATAGGAAATACCCCAAGCCACTTATAATCCACGCTGGCGCCTGTACTGGGTACCTCCATCGCAACCCGTTCCCGATATGTCTTCGTACTCTCCAGAGCTTCATTAAAGATCGTGTTAAAGCTTTTATATATGGCCAATATGGCCTGTTGATTTACTATCATTTTTTTTAGTCCTCCTTGTTAATGTTACTTGCTTAGATAAACTTGACCCATACCCCGTCTGTATCCACATCAAAGACCTTGCCTGCTACGCTTCTTGTTCCGCTGCCATTGGTCTTTGCCACAGTCTGATCATCCACAATGTAGCAGTCATTACCAATGTCTGCCCTGGTTATAGCATCTCCGGCAGCGCTGTTTCCAAACCTGAAGACACCTTTTCTGATGGTAACGTTCTTATCCCCTGCGGCGCCTGCTGAGTTGTCCACGTATTCGTCTACCCGTCCGACTCCTAAGAGTGTTGTAGCCGTTGCCCCGGGCGTGGCATTTCCTGAACTGTCTCTTGCTCCCAGTGACCCAGCGAGCATCTTCTTTGCCGCTGCCACCGGTAGAGAGACCGTCTCCCCGTCTCTCCTTGGGGTATTTCTGTCTGCAGTTAATGCTGCCATAAGTTATTCCTCCTTTTGTTCGTTTATACCTTCTGTAAAGACTGTAGATAACCTTACTTACCCTGTCACGGTGTTATATTTCTTGAACGCGTCATCCTTGACCCCAAGCTGCTTGTTGATCATCAACTGAGTGTCATCAATGCCTGCATCCTTCCCGGTCTGCCTGTCCCCACCGTTACCGCCTACAGGAACAACAACCGGGGACTTGGAAATAAACACCTTGAATCCTTCAGCATCCCTTTCTGCATAACCTTCAGCCCATTCTCTTTGAGCCGGGATGATCTTGCCCTGGGAAAGTGCCAATGTGACCAGTTCATTTCTCTCACGCTCGGCAAGCTTCTTCTTTAAGGTCTGAAACTCCTGCATCGAAACGACATTGCCCGGCTGTTTTAATGCAAGAATAGTCCCGATAACCTCTGACTTTCCGGCACCTTCTTTAAGTCCAAGGGCCTCTGTAACCTCCTTTGCGGCCACTACTTC
This is a stretch of genomic DNA from Nitrospirota bacterium. It encodes these proteins:
- a CDS encoding Mu-like prophage major head subunit gpT family protein, translating into MIVNQQAILAIYKSFNTIFNEALESTKTYRERVAMEVPSTGASVDYKWLGVFPMLREWIGDRQVKNLTAFEYNIKNKDFEGTIEVDRNDIEDDQIGVYRPIIQGLAANAKLHPDYLIFQLLKAGISQLCYDGQYFFDTDHPVAGASVSNYGGGAGTLWFLLDTSKPIKPLVVQSRRPPAFISKDQLTDYIGIWISEDIVAG